Genomic segment of Pangasianodon hypophthalmus isolate fPanHyp1 chromosome 22, fPanHyp1.pri, whole genome shotgun sequence:
aggatacttaattaatttattttttattttggaatcAATTTTAATCATATCAGTTTAATGCTCTTGCTGTTGTATGTAaggtaaacaacaacaacaacaacaacaacaacaactgtctttctagatttattattattattattattattattattatttgtagctagtaaacagcacaaaaatcacatcattttatttgtgtaagaTACTTGAGGCAAAAATCAATacagaaaaattattattattattattattattattattattaatattattaacaattatCAAACAGTTCATATAATTAGACTGAATTAGAATAAATAAGTGAGCAATCTTATAGAAAAATCCTCTAATTTCatcctagggttagggttacttcaagaaaaaaaggattattattattattattatgcaactATACACTAATTCTACTATACGgtgaatataattaaaataaattgagaTATAATAAGctattaaatgtaatatcacACCCTTACAGGAAaaagaactcttttttttttgggtgtcaAAAACAATTTTCCACtgtttttacataaatatatatattaattaattgtcAATTAAAATCTATTAATCTATTAATCAATTAATGAGTTAAAGTAGTATTATACATTAACTCACTGAATATTCTACACTTCCAGGTTATAAACTACAAAACTACAAGAATCGTGCACTCTGTAGTGAGCGTGGTAAAGTTtgggacattttttttctaaagggAAATATAACCATTATAGCTGATTTGCACCGCTGCGACACGAagatgaaaatgtcagaattatgattacattttcatttccaaTTTGACAGGAAATAAGCGTGTCTCTTATGAAAATTAAACTGCACACTGAAgttgtttttccatttaacttttttattatttttttaaacagtgtaattataaaataattacactGCCTtgactggtgtttttttttgtaattaaatatttcagaactatatgcaattatatataattatactgtaatttACAGACTTCAAATTCAACAGAGGCTTTAACTGATGGTCAAAGCTGATAGACTCAGAGATCTTTTATGACACCTACTGACTCCACACTGAACTTCAGCAACCTGTGTGGCCAATACACATACTAAATATAAagtaatcaaataaacaaataaataaataaaaaaaaaatatcacacctTTCATACACAAACTGCAGGTCAAGAAGCTTCacaaagaaattaaacagacaaaaaaaaagctaataagAATGAAGTAGAGACATAAAACGAGCAACAGCAgcaataaatttatataaatatgtctTATAATCTTTAATCTATAAAGTTTATATACAGACTAAAGACTATAATCTAACAATTATAAATTAGGACACAATATGAAacaagagtaaataaaaacagaaaaacaaaaaaataaaaataaaatagtttataaaaaaaacacaagaatgaGAACAAATTAAATGAGAGAATTTCCACTGGTAACTAGTTACAGCTCAGTATCAGGGTTTGTAGTAGATCACAATATCTGCTTAGAATTAACTGAAGTATTAAGTGAATTAAGTATtagtattaaatgaaaaaaatttggGAAAATTTATAGAAGATACCGTGAGAATCAGTGTTAAGCTCCATACCtagaaataacttttttttgcttgaatgaagcttgtttttgtatttcagaTGCTGCACCACACCTGAGAATGCTGCTTTCTTCTTTAATAATCACTTACACCAATACAGCGCAACATGATGGTATAAATATCtcctttatttattacagtacaTGTATCAGAGTCTACACCCTGTTTCtatttaataaatgatatattGTTATAGAACATTCATTATAAAGTTTTCACGAGGCGCCTGAAGCCAAAACCAACCACAGACATAAAATAAGCAAAGAGACGCATTTTAAACCAGTTTATAAAATCTGGCACATCACTGCTGAACCCAAAACTAAACCTCtgcatctgattggctgaattcAGCTGGCTCTATAATCTAAACCATCCACtgagagcaaaataaaaaacacacttcGTGTGCTACTCTTTAGGTTTCAAAAATAGCCATTTAGGATCTCTGTGTAAAGTGCAATATACGCAAAGCGCTACAGTCTCTCTGCATTGTGGGGGATCGTGGAGCACATTCATCATGTGGAAAAGTCACCGATTTAGGAAAAAGGTTAAGTTATAAGATCACTAAGGCTGCTCATTTAAGTGTTAATGCAAAGACGAAACCACTGGACTGggtttgttttcttaaaaagtATAAACAATCAAACTAAAAAGATGTAagggggagggaaaaaaaaaaagtgttttttttttttttaaaaagaaaaaaaattaaaaaggtaTGAaatcaaaaactaaaaaaaaaacctacaaagaaacaaatacagaatataaaaagtgtatttaaagaaactaaaaacaaaTTAGAAAGGCAGATGAAGGCTGTTGGTGTATAATCTGTTTAAAGAACTTAAGACAGCCatcattttgtagttttttttttttgtaactgtttACATCAGgaaaaagaatttattttaaaaacagacaagtcagacaaatatttttatttaataatgaagcAACCGTATAATAAAATACGTAACAGCTGACATTTCAGAAGAGCATAAGGAGTAAAGTGCATGAAGTAAATGTGATCCGACATTTGTGCGTTTCTAGCAAAGCAACATTTTGGACCTTTTTGGAAATCCCAGCTGCACCGTCACCATCAGCTTTGTGAGAAGCTCGCAGCTGGTAGTGTTCAGCTGGTGGACCTGAGCGTGGACCAGGGGTGTGCGCCTCGCACCTCCATGGGCGGCTCGTTGTAGAAGACGTGGTTACACAGCTCCTCCAGCGGGGGCTCGGGGTCGGACGTGGCAAACTGCGCCGCTTCCTCCACCTCCTTCCGCACCTCCACGTCAATCTCCTGTTAAGCATGAGGtcgattttatttattctgcgTTAAAcaactttacattttaacagtAAACATACACAATGATTTCAATTTAGTATTTTAGGTTAATAGATTTCTTCTCCTTAGTTTTGGACAGCAACGATCAGCAATTGAGGTCAGGTTATATTCAGGGAAAAAAAGTAGAGTTTGTGTCACAGGAACACActgaagtcacacacacacacctaaatgGAAAAGTCATCAGCAGTGAGGAAACACCTACAGATCCCTTCAATTTTAGATGACTCAAAAGTCAATGATGACTTTTTTCCTGCTAAATCAATTAATTGAGCTCTATTTCACACGAGCCTGCATGAGGTTccaacaatatttaaaaattatgcacgtgtgtatgtacacacacacaccttaagcTCCTCCACACTGGCCATGTTGTTGTTAAGTAGTCGGTCCTTCAGCATGGTGATTGGGTCACTCTTGCTTCGCACCTCCTGGACCTCCTCACGTGTccgatagctagatagatatatagataaaaTCAAACATCCATACACAACacagcagatttaaaaaaaaaaaaaaaaaaaaaaaaagtaaccagTAGCTGTATTCAGCACAAAGATCATTGTTAACTGGTAGTGTGAGCATCACCCCGAACTCTCTCTCCCCCTACACTGGGAGCTGGGGTCATTTTCCAGGATCACTCATGCCGTATCCATGGTAACGACAGGTCCCAACTAGTAAGAACTGGACCTTGGGGACGATGGATCACGCGCGGGTCATCAAATACCCCGAAAAATCAAACCCTTGCTCTCTTAAAGGTActctgggattttatttttgtctggaTCGTCagtattgtgtttttcttttctccacgTCTGAGTAAATCTTCAACCCCTGAACCCCCTCCCACAAACAAACTCAAGAATGGAGTTGTAGACATTAgagttgttttttcccctctttctgaAAAGCAAATGAAGCAATCAGAATGCAAATGCTAAAGCTAAACCACCGGGGACACTTTGAGTacctacatagaacctttataacacattcataagcacaaCATACAGTAGATCTTCTAATGCTGGAGAATTTATGAATAGTCAAAAATCATGAGAACAATTCCTAATTAGAATTACAGTCAGCTGAAATGTGATGTTTTATCCTTATCTTCCAAGTTATTCATTTGTCTTTGCTAACAGCACTTTCATGACACTATCAGACAGTTGTGAGAGATACATAGCGCTTTGTTACAGCGTTGTAAACACAAATTTGATTGCTACATCAGTCTGAGGTCATTTTGCTCGTCATAATCTGCCTCACCTGATTCCAGGATCACTCATGCTGTGTCCATGGTAACGATAGGTCAGAAGCTCCATAAGCATTGGACCCTGTAGAATACAGATCGCAAGCGtgttagcaagaaaaaaaaattaaatcacgTAATAGTCCAAGTGTTAACATGTTaacatgcatgtgtgcatttctttttttaaaagttaccTTTCCGGCTCTGCAGTGGTCTGCGGCGAACTTGGTAGCCTCCCTGACGCAGAGCAGGTCCATGCCGTCCACCTGAACGACACAGAGCATCCGAGTTGTAGGTATGTGAGAAACGCTCATTttaattcacattatttttacTGTCTTAATGCAGAGGTACTAAAAACCAACACTATCACTTGAGAAAACCAACACTATAACAATTAGCCGTACAGCATGATGTTCCACATTGGTATTGTAATTGTgtttactgaaataaaacagaattacaATTTCGTGAGGCAACTGGATGTATGGCACATTCTGGATCCTAATTTTGAGGATGCAGTCAATTTTATTCGTGATCATGGGTATAGACAGGTTGTATTATTAGTGCGCAGAATAtagtctgtgtgtgagaaaggaAGATGTACATTTGATCATCAGCGAACTAGATCAAATAACGGTTTTACAGAAGAAAAACTACTGCAACGCAAAAATGATTGCGAGAgttatttgtgttttgttgtccTTTGAGAAAGGAATAATGACAGACCGTGTTATATGAAACTAATGCACGCCGGGGTGGTGTAACGTGGCACCACACGCAAGCCGAGTGCCGCTAAATCcccacatcaatttgccaacaattacaacttaatttattaacacattgcacattttaatcatttatagttgTATGTATATTGCAGAACATCCTTACATGATGGCAGCTATACCAAGACTAAGCGCGCTTACAACcaaaactccttccataaatgttaaacatcgtCAAACAAAAATCTGTgctgttacatgaaaataatgcacaccttctgaccaattagatttgaGCATTCAGACGTAATGGGGGATGGGGAACGAAATGGAATTGGTGTCGCAGATTGGTGGAATGAAGTCGTGGATGAAGCACGTGTTAGGCTTCACCTTGACTGGAGGAACATTACTGTTGCCTCTACAGCAAATAATCAACTGAATGTACAAGTCAACTGAATGTTATCAACCCGTGACTGTGCACATTACCCTCAGTCCAGGAATGAATTCTCCTCGTTTGTAGTATTCCGTGCTGGCAGAGGCTCGCTCCACTGCCGTGCCCATGCCGTATTTATTGTTCTCACAGACGAAGATGCACGGCAGCTTCCACAGTGCCGCCATGTTGTACGCCTCAAAGATCTGCCCCTGATAACCACACATGCACCGGTTTAAACAGGGAGCACGTTCTTTTCATCACTGCTGAGATCACGCTTGTGGAAAACATCTCACCTGGTTTGCAGCTCCATCCCCGTAAAGTGCGAGAGACACCCCATTATTGCCCTGGTACTGACAGGCGAGAGCCACTCCAGCCCCCAGGGGAACCTTCGAGGTGACAAATACTCAATAACACACAGTAAAGAACGTGTAACGAAGTATCACGCTGTTTAGAGGACGAGTGTGTCTCACCTGAGCTCCCACAATGCCGTTTCCACCGTAGAAATTCTTTGCATACATGTGCATGGAGCCTCCTTTGCCTTTGGCGACTCCACCCCTTCGACCTGACAGGAGCGGTATTTATCAACACATCTGCTATAGTCACTGTAGAAAACTATATTCTCATCATAGATTCTTCTTCAAACAGTACAATTTTCTTGTACATGGACACCTTTTCTCCAAATTCAAACACGGATATTCCGAGCTCTTCCTCACAGCTTCTTATTTCCGTTCTCACAGTATGTACAGTGAAACTATTTTCTGTCAAAATCTGTCATCTAGGTTCAGTGAGGAAAGAATGAAATCCTTCACTACAAGTCAAGTGAACAATTTCAGCTCAGTATTAAGGTGGCAATGACAGATCCAGCCAATAAGAAGAAATATTTGGATGCTAAAGCGCCCCCTTGTGTGCACATGGCTATTAGCAGCTGCTTTACAGGATGCTGACTCATATGAAGTATTAGCTGTATA
This window contains:
- the pdha1b gene encoding pyruvate dehydrogenase E1 subunit alpha 1b — translated: MQNMLPFISIALRGAARNKLSAVVLVSRSYANFTPQATFDIKPCDLYRLDEGPPTQAVLTREEGLSYYRTMQMMRRMELKADQLYKQKVIRGFCHLYDGQEACAMGIEAAINSTDHLITAYRAHAFTYTRGVPVREILAELTGRRGGVAKGKGGSMHMYAKNFYGGNGIVGAQVPLGAGVALACQYQGNNGVSLALYGDGAANQGQIFEAYNMAALWKLPCIFVCENNKYGMGTAVERASASTEYYKRGEFIPGLRVDGMDLLCVREATKFAADHCRAGKGPMLMELLTYRYHGHSMSDPGISYRTREEVQEVRSKSDPITMLKDRLLNNNMASVEELKEIDVEVRKEVEEAAQFATSDPEPPLEELCNHVFYNEPPMEVRGAHPWSTLRSTS